The following are encoded in a window of Paraburkholderia hospita genomic DNA:
- a CDS encoding acetoacetate decarboxylase: MTEADVKERAFAMPLTSPAYPRGPYRFVDREFLIITYRTDPDVLAAVIPAPLEMTEPLVKFEFIRMPDSTGFGDYTESGQVIPVSFRGQRGGYVHAMFLDDEPPIAGGREIWGFPKKLASPELRVAKDTIGGVLRYGPVPVAVATMGYKHRALPHDQIAASLSAPGFLLKIIPHVDGSPRICELVRYFCEDVTVKGAWEGPAALELFHHALAPVAALPVLEVISGVHILTDLTLGLGTVVHDYLAE; this comes from the coding sequence ATGACTGAAGCCGATGTGAAAGAGCGCGCATTTGCCATGCCGCTGACAAGCCCTGCCTATCCGCGCGGGCCCTATCGATTCGTCGATCGCGAGTTTCTGATTATCACGTACCGCACTGACCCCGATGTGCTGGCTGCCGTCATTCCTGCTCCGCTCGAAATGACCGAACCACTGGTGAAATTCGAGTTCATCCGGATGCCGGATTCGACGGGGTTTGGCGACTACACCGAAAGCGGCCAGGTCATTCCCGTCAGTTTTCGGGGCCAACGCGGCGGCTATGTCCATGCCATGTTTCTCGATGACGAACCGCCGATTGCTGGCGGCCGCGAAATCTGGGGGTTTCCCAAGAAGCTCGCATCACCCGAACTGAGGGTCGCCAAGGACACCATCGGCGGCGTCCTCAGGTACGGCCCGGTCCCGGTTGCGGTGGCGACGATGGGATACAAGCACCGTGCGTTGCCGCACGACCAGATTGCCGCGTCGCTGTCCGCACCTGGCTTTCTGCTCAAGATCATTCCTCATGTGGACGGCTCGCCGCGGATATGCGAACTCGTGCGTTATTTCTGCGAGGACGTGACCGTGAAGGGCGCGTGGGAAGGGCCGGCCGCACTTGAGCTGTTCCATCACGCGCTCGCGCCGGTTGCGGCCTTGCCTGTGCTTGAAGTGATATCGGGCGTGCACATCCTGACGGACCTGACGCTCGGGTTGGGCACGGTCGTCCATGACTATCTCGCGGAGTAA
- a CDS encoding DUF2092 domain-containing protein: MTYAKFLCCVTFAALGLCLIASGHAQQPQKTQHTAKAAAKPAKAAAPSFQPGLEPRAIDVLKAACARLAAARSMAFTAVVSYESPSRLGPPLVYSTKSEVTLQRPDKLKVITLGDGPPSEFYYDGKAMMAFEPADNLVAVADAPPTIDAALQVAYDSAAIYFPFTDVIVADPYKDIADGLKVAFYIGQSRVVGDTTTDMVAYVTGDVFVQIWIGAQDKLPRRVYAVYLNDRTRLRHVLELSNWQLDVTVPADAFASSKATSAEHIAFARPDSSDAPGMKPPPKTKPRGTQ, from the coding sequence ATGACCTACGCGAAATTCCTGTGCTGCGTTACCTTCGCCGCGCTTGGCCTATGCCTGATCGCGAGCGGCCACGCCCAGCAGCCGCAGAAAACACAGCACACGGCTAAGGCAGCAGCCAAGCCCGCGAAGGCTGCCGCGCCGTCGTTCCAGCCAGGACTCGAACCGCGCGCGATCGACGTCCTCAAAGCGGCGTGCGCCCGCCTGGCCGCCGCGCGATCAATGGCATTCACGGCAGTCGTCTCCTATGAGAGCCCGAGCCGCCTCGGTCCTCCCCTCGTCTATTCGACCAAATCGGAGGTGACACTGCAGCGGCCGGACAAGCTCAAGGTCATCACCCTCGGCGACGGGCCGCCCTCGGAGTTCTACTACGACGGCAAGGCGATGATGGCGTTCGAGCCGGCGGACAACCTGGTCGCCGTCGCCGACGCGCCACCGACTATCGACGCCGCGCTACAGGTCGCCTACGACTCCGCCGCGATTTATTTCCCGTTTACCGATGTGATCGTCGCGGATCCCTATAAGGACATTGCCGACGGACTGAAGGTCGCTTTCTATATCGGTCAATCGCGCGTGGTCGGCGATACGACAACGGACATGGTGGCCTATGTCACCGGGGATGTGTTCGTGCAGATCTGGATCGGCGCGCAGGACAAGCTGCCGCGCCGCGTATATGCGGTCTACCTCAACGACCGGACCAGGCTGCGTCATGTGCTGGAACTGTCCAACTGGCAACTGGATGTGACTGTCCCCGCAGATGCCTTTGCTTCGTCCAAAGCGACCAGTGCGGAGCACATCGCGTTCGCGCGCCCGGACTCGAGCGACGCCCCAGGAATGAAGCCGCCGCCGAAGACGAAGCCGCGAGGAACCCAATGA